Proteins from one Alysiella filiformis genomic window:
- a CDS encoding S1 family peptidase: MPPNPLSHWEGARERENRHFLKMRCWLFVNFFQLVRKLFLFTYHFKDIYDENFKFKKLFPCAAIISALFVSPVSLANETESETMTQAEALAIDAKHYAAAYGVDETEAMRRLLIMHGSTEEIEALEKTYQDRLAGVYFDNGANFGLNFVLTGDETPQERKLIRKAQKAERKAEKQAAKEEKKAAKQQAKDEKKQQKADQKMQKHYAKWGITEVDVNKAISMIEQPTEAKVKFRAKAKDKREKQVEKLGKNLDKLNKQIGNLVGTYFDVRDEKFVIQINEKDNAKFGLTAEKVNQIATTILNEPVKVENVPAYFTNQSIKGGTSLQGNLGICTSGFVVKDRTTGQIGIVTAGHCSKHSTFTYTDRDGTIVQMKLVRSEESEKSDMAFYVPVTTTKASPSFYPDSGNKPRNLVGWKSVSATNEKGFLTTGSFLCMYGQTTGVQSCGEVVDKNFAPRTFNANGQEVGCGKAGQPFIACGKNFVLIQPKEKSGQAGLKCAAGDSGGPWFAYGNAYGIYKGGVPIDENGYCSHAVYTPIIRINDLDLTLYYGK, translated from the coding sequence TTGCCCCCAAATCCCCTCTCCCATTGGGAGGGGGCTAGGGAGAGGGAAAACAGACATTTTTTGAAAATGCGCTGTTGGCTTTTTGTAAACTTTTTTCAGTTAGTAAGAAAGCTGTTTTTATTCACTTATCATTTTAAGGATATTTATGATGAAAATTTTAAATTTAAAAAATTGTTTCCTTGTGCTGCGATTATTTCAGCATTGTTTGTGAGTCCTGTTTCATTGGCAAATGAAACAGAATCTGAAACGATGACCCAAGCTGAAGCATTGGCAATTGATGCCAAACATTATGCGGCTGCTTATGGTGTAGATGAAACTGAAGCCATGCGCCGTTTACTGATTATGCACGGTTCAACAGAAGAAATTGAAGCATTAGAAAAAACGTACCAAGACCGTTTGGCTGGTGTGTATTTTGATAATGGCGCAAATTTTGGCTTGAACTTTGTTTTGACTGGTGATGAAACGCCACAAGAACGCAAACTAATTCGTAAAGCACAAAAAGCTGAACGTAAAGCCGAAAAACAAGCTGCGAAAGAAGAAAAAAAGGCGGCTAAACAACAAGCCAAAGATGAGAAAAAACAGCAAAAAGCTGACCAAAAAATGCAGAAACATTATGCAAAGTGGGGCATTACGGAAGTTGATGTCAATAAAGCCATTTCTATGATTGAACAACCTACCGAAGCTAAAGTGAAATTTCGTGCAAAAGCAAAAGATAAACGTGAAAAGCAGGTTGAAAAATTAGGTAAAAATTTAGATAAATTGAATAAACAAATTGGTAATTTAGTGGGTACTTATTTTGATGTACGAGATGAGAAATTCGTTATTCAAATTAATGAAAAAGACAATGCTAAATTTGGCTTAACAGCAGAAAAAGTAAATCAAATTGCAACCACAATTTTAAATGAGCCTGTTAAAGTTGAAAATGTACCAGCATACTTTACTAATCAATCTATCAAGGGGGGTACAAGTTTACAAGGAAATTTAGGAATTTGTACATCAGGATTTGTCGTAAAAGACCGCACCACAGGGCAAATTGGTATTGTAACAGCTGGGCATTGTTCAAAACATTCTACTTTTACTTACACAGATAGAGATGGGACAATCGTACAAATGAAATTGGTTCGGTCGGAAGAAAGTGAAAAAAGTGATATGGCTTTTTATGTACCTGTAACAACAACGAAAGCTAGTCCATCATTTTATCCTGATAGTGGTAATAAACCACGTAATTTGGTTGGTTGGAAATCTGTTTCCGCAACTAATGAAAAAGGGTTTTTAACGACAGGTAGTTTTTTATGTATGTATGGACAAACTACTGGTGTACAAAGTTGTGGGGAAGTTGTTGATAAAAATTTTGCTCCTAGAACGTTTAATGCCAACGGGCAAGAAGTTGGTTGTGGTAAAGCAGGACAGCCATTTATTGCTTGTGGTAAAAACTTTGTCCTTATTCAACCTAAAGAAAAATCAGGTCAAGCAGGTTTAAAATGTGCAGCTGGGGACAGTGGAGGTCCATGGTTTGCATATGGTAATGCTTACGGTATCTATAAAGGCGGAGTTCCAATTGATGAGAACGGATACTGTTCACACGCAGTTTATACTCCTATTATTCGTATCAATGATTTAGATTTAACCCTATATTATGGTAAATAA
- the prpB gene encoding methylisocitrate lyase produces MAYQSAGLRFRQAVQESNPLAVVGCVNAYFARLATASGFKAIYLSGGGVAACSCGIPDLGITTMEDVLIDAKRITDNVDTPLLVDIDVGWGGAFNIARTIRNFERAGVAAVHIEDQVAQKRCGHRPNKAIVSQAEMVDRIKAAVDARVDDNFVIMARTDALAVEGLNAAIERAQACVEAGADMIFPEAMTELSMYQQFAKAVQVPVLANITEFGATPLYTQAELAENGVKLVLYPLSSFRAASKAALGVYQAIMRDGTQANVVDTMQTRAELYEFLNYHDFENKLDELFSQNK; encoded by the coding sequence ATGGCTTATCAATCTGCTGGCTTGCGTTTCCGTCAAGCCGTTCAAGAATCCAATCCATTAGCCGTGGTGGGCTGCGTGAATGCGTATTTTGCGCGTTTGGCAACCGCGAGCGGTTTCAAAGCAATTTATTTGTCGGGCGGCGGCGTGGCGGCTTGTTCGTGCGGCATTCCCGATTTGGGCATCACCACGATGGAAGATGTGTTGATTGACGCAAAACGCATTACCGACAATGTGGACACGCCACTTTTGGTGGACATTGATGTGGGTTGGGGTGGGGCATTCAATATTGCGCGTACCATTCGCAATTTTGAACGCGCTGGTGTGGCGGCGGTGCATATTGAAGACCAAGTGGCGCAAAAACGCTGTGGTCATCGTCCCAACAAAGCCATTGTTTCACAAGCAGAAATGGTAGACCGCATTAAGGCTGCCGTAGATGCGCGTGTGGACGACAATTTCGTGATTATGGCGCGAACCGATGCGTTGGCGGTGGAAGGTTTGAATGCGGCGATTGAACGCGCCCAAGCCTGTGTGGAAGCAGGTGCGGACATGATTTTCCCCGAAGCGATGACCGAATTGTCCATGTATCAACAATTTGCCAAAGCGGTGCAAGTGCCTGTTTTGGCGAACATCACCGAATTTGGCGCAACGCCGCTCTACACCCAAGCAGAGCTGGCTGAAAATGGCGTGAAATTGGTGCTGTATCCCCTGTCTTCGTTCCGAGCGGCAAGCAAAGCGGCTTTGGGTGTGTATCAAGCGATTATGCGCGATGGCACGCAAGCCAATGTGGTGGACACCATGCAAACCCGCGCGGAACTCTACGAATTTTTAAATTACCACGATTTTGAAAATAAGCTGGACGAATTGTTTAGCCAAAACAAATAA
- the prpF gene encoding 2-methylaconitate cis-trans isomerase PrpF, with protein sequence MPQIKIPAVYVRGGTSKGVIFKLSDLPERAQNAGEARDKLLLRVLGSPDPYKQQIDGLGNASSSTSKALILSKSTQPEHDVDYLFGQVAIDKPFVDWSGNCGNMTAAVGAFAIAQGIVDKEKIPENGICTVRIWQKNIGKTIIAHVPIQNGEVLETGDFELDGVTFPAAEVVIEFLDPADGEGAMFPTGNVVDLLDIPDIGQIPATLINSGIPTVFVNAADIGYTGTELQADINGDPEKLAFFEKIRAYGALKMGLIANLDEAQTRQHTPKVAFVAPAQSYTASSGKMVEKQEIDLLVRAFSMGKLHHAMMGTASVAIATAAAVPNTLVNLAAGGGEREAVRFGHPSGTLRVGAAVAQQPNGEWTATKAVMSRSARVIMEGWVRVPDDCF encoded by the coding sequence ATGCCACAAATCAAAATTCCAGCCGTTTACGTTCGCGGTGGCACGTCCAAAGGCGTGATTTTCAAATTAAGCGATTTGCCCGAACGCGCCCAAAACGCAGGCGAAGCACGCGACAAATTGCTTTTGCGCGTACTGGGCAGCCCCGACCCCTACAAACAACAAATTGACGGCTTGGGCAATGCCAGCTCGTCCACCAGCAAAGCCTTGATTTTAAGCAAATCCACGCAGCCTGAACACGATGTGGACTATTTATTCGGGCAAGTTGCCATTGACAAACCCTTTGTGGATTGGAGCGGAAATTGCGGCAACATGACGGCAGCAGTGGGCGCATTTGCCATTGCACAAGGCATTGTGGATAAAGAAAAAATCCCCGAAAACGGCATTTGCACCGTCCGCATTTGGCAAAAAAACATCGGCAAAACCATCATCGCCCACGTTCCCATTCAAAATGGCGAAGTGTTGGAAACAGGCGATTTTGAATTGGACGGCGTAACTTTTCCAGCCGCCGAAGTCGTGATTGAATTTTTAGACCCTGCCGATGGCGAAGGTGCCATGTTCCCCACAGGCAATGTTGTTGATTTATTGGACATTCCCGACATCGGACAAATCCCCGCCACGCTCATCAATTCGGGCATTCCCACCGTGTTTGTGAACGCGGCAGACATCGGCTACACAGGCACAGAATTGCAAGCCGACATCAATGGCGACCCTGAAAAATTGGCGTTTTTTGAAAAAATCCGCGCGTATGGCGCATTGAAAATGGGCTTGATTGCCAATCTGGACGAGGCACAAACGCGCCAACACACGCCCAAAGTCGCCTTTGTTGCGCCAGCGCAAAGCTACACCGCATCAAGCGGAAAAATGGTGGAAAAACAAGAAATTGATTTGCTGGTACGCGCATTCTCTATGGGCAAATTGCACCACGCGATGATGGGAACCGCGTCCGTAGCGATTGCGACTGCGGCAGCCGTGCCGAATACTTTGGTCAATTTGGCGGCTGGCGGTGGCGAGCGCGAGGCGGTGCGTTTTGGACACCCATCTGGCACTTTGCGCGTGGGCGCGGCTGTGGCGCAACAGCCCAATGGCGAATGGACGGCAACCAAAGCCGTGATGAGCCGTTCGGCGCGTGTGATTATGGAAGGTTGGGTGCGTGTGCCTGATGATTGTTTTTAA
- the azu gene encoding azurin, translated as MKMYLALIATAFTLSACGGNEPAQTQPAAQPAPVAASPVAAASESNAPSATNVPSECQIVINSDDAMKFDTQEIAIKSSCAQASITLNHTGKTPKAAMGHNVVIAAAADKAAIVADGASAKLENDYLKPNDNRVIAASKMVGGGESSTFTFKTDKLKNGDFEFFCTFPGHVAMMTGKVKIVD; from the coding sequence ATGAAAATGTATTTGGCACTTATCGCCACCGCTTTCACGTTGAGCGCGTGTGGTGGCAATGAACCCGCTCAAACTCAACCTGCCGCTCAACCTGCGCCTGTTGCCGCCAGCCCTGTTGCTGCTGCATCTGAATCCAACGCGCCCTCTGCCACCAACGTGCCAAGCGAATGCCAAATCGTCATCAACAGCGATGATGCCATGAAGTTTGACACGCAAGAAATTGCCATCAAATCAAGCTGCGCCCAAGCCAGCATCACACTCAACCACACAGGCAAAACCCCCAAAGCCGCCATGGGACACAATGTGGTCATCGCTGCCGCCGCCGACAAAGCCGCCATTGTGGCAGACGGTGCAAGTGCCAAATTGGAAAACGATTACCTCAAACCCAACGACAACCGCGTGATTGCCGCCAGCAAAATGGTGGGCGGTGGCGAATCCAGCACCTTCACCTTCAAAACCGACAAATTGAAAAATGGCGATTTTGAATTTTTCTGCACCTTCCCTGGACACGTTGCCATGATGACGGGCAAAGTGAAAATCGTGGATTAA
- a CDS encoding ABC transporter ATP-binding protein has protein sequence MSDNKQPYLQIKGLAKKYGDNLAVKPLDLDIHQHEIFALLGSSGSGKSTLLRMLAGMEKPTEGQILLDGQDITHLAPYDRPINMMFQSYALFPHMTVEENIAFGLKQDKLPKDEIASRVEEMLRLVQMPQYAKRKPHQLSGGQQQRVALARSLAKRPKLLLLDEPLGALDKKLRQQTQFELVNTLEKVGVTCIMVTHDQEEAMTMASRVAIMSHGELQQVGTPADVYDYPESKFVAEFIGETNIFEGKLVHKDDAHALIDCPELPSKVYTDQKFTAEDGQTIWISIRPEDIDLHKEKPAHRDTHNWAKGKVKEIAYLGSFAIYHVEMENGRIIKSQVPAPYWYVRNIEPPTWGDEVYLDWPENQPTPLTR, from the coding sequence ATGAGCGACAACAAGCAACCTTATCTACAAATCAAAGGATTAGCCAAAAAATACGGCGACAATCTGGCGGTCAAACCGCTTGATTTGGACATTCATCAACACGAAATCTTTGCACTGCTGGGCAGTTCAGGCAGTGGCAAATCCACGCTGCTGCGTATGCTCGCGGGCATGGAAAAACCCACCGAAGGACAAATTTTGCTGGACGGTCAAGACATTACCCACCTCGCCCCCTACGACCGCCCCATCAACATGATGTTCCAAAGCTACGCGCTCTTTCCCCACATGACGGTGGAAGAAAACATCGCCTTTGGCTTGAAACAAGACAAATTGCCCAAAGACGAAATCGCCAGTCGCGTAGAAGAAATGTTGCGCCTCGTGCAAATGCCCCAATACGCCAAACGCAAACCGCACCAACTGTCGGGCGGACAACAACAACGCGTGGCATTGGCACGCAGCTTGGCAAAACGCCCCAAATTGTTGCTTTTAGATGAACCACTTGGCGCATTGGACAAAAAATTGCGCCAACAAACCCAATTTGAATTGGTCAATACTTTGGAAAAAGTGGGCGTAACCTGCATCATGGTAACGCACGACCAAGAAGAAGCCATGACCATGGCAAGCCGCGTGGCGATTATGTCGCATGGCGAATTGCAACAAGTTGGCACACCTGCTGATGTGTACGACTATCCCGAAAGCAAATTTGTGGCAGAATTCATTGGCGAAACCAATATTTTTGAAGGCAAACTCGTTCACAAAGACGATGCCCACGCGCTGATTGATTGCCCCGAATTGCCCAGCAAAGTGTACACCGACCAAAAATTTACCGCAGAAGACGGTCAAACCATTTGGATTTCAATCCGCCCCGAAGACATTGATTTGCACAAAGAAAAACCCGCCCACCGCGACACCCACAACTGGGCAAAAGGCAAAGTGAAAGAAATCGCCTATTTGGGCAGCTTTGCGATTTACCATGTGGAAATGGAAAACGGACGCATCATCAAAAGCCAAGTGCCTGCCCCCTATTGGTATGTACGCAACATTGAACCGCCAACTTGGGGCGATGAAGTGTATTTGGATTGGCCCGAAAACCAACCCACACCTTTAACACGATAA
- a CDS encoding ABC transporter permease subunit: MSQPTTRKTWGGKLVIGIPYVWLLLLFLVPFFIVFKISFAEQELSIPPFTPLLQEDGSLHIVWQNYKDIFADLGSSLAALINPFDDGKQGDNIYLLTYWLSIKTALTTTLICLLIGYPMAYAISRAHPSIRNGLLLTIMLPFWTSFLLRVYAWMGLLGQNGIINNYLIKWGIISEPLNLFYNTFSLNLVMVYAYLPFMILPLYTQLVKLDSRLLEAAADLGAHPIKAFFTITLPLSKSGIIAGSMLVFIPAVGEYVIPELVGGPDNLMIGKTLWMTFFDANNWPLASAVAVIMVLLLVVPMALFQRFEERQMEEGKH; this comes from the coding sequence ATGTCTCAACCTACTACCCGCAAAACATGGGGCGGCAAGTTGGTCATCGGCATACCGTATGTTTGGTTGCTGTTGCTGTTTCTTGTGCCGTTTTTCATTGTTTTTAAAATCAGTTTTGCCGAACAGGAATTGTCCATTCCCCCGTTTACGCCTTTGTTGCAAGAAGACGGCAGCCTGCACATTGTGTGGCAAAACTACAAAGATATTTTTGCCGATTTGGGTTCATCGCTGGCAGCCTTAATCAACCCCTTTGACGATGGCAAACAGGGCGACAACATTTATTTGCTGACCTATTGGCTGTCCATCAAAACGGCTTTGACCACCACTTTGATTTGTTTGTTGATAGGCTATCCGATGGCGTATGCCATTTCGCGCGCCCACCCGTCTATTCGCAACGGTTTGCTGCTGACGATTATGTTGCCATTTTGGACATCGTTTTTGCTGCGCGTGTATGCGTGGATGGGCTTGCTGGGACAAAACGGCATCATCAACAATTACTTAATCAAATGGGGCATCATTTCCGAACCCTTAAATTTGTTTTACAACACCTTTTCGCTGAATTTGGTGATGGTGTATGCCTATTTGCCGTTTATGATTTTGCCGCTTTATACCCAGTTGGTGAAATTGGACAGCAGACTGCTTGAAGCCGCCGCCGATTTGGGCGCACACCCCATTAAAGCGTTTTTCACGATTACCCTGCCTTTGTCCAAATCGGGGATTATTGCAGGCAGCATGTTGGTGTTCATTCCTGCCGTGGGCGAATATGTGATTCCCGAGCTGGTGGGCGGGCCCGACAATCTGATGATAGGCAAAACCCTGTGGATGACTTTCTTTGACGCAAACAACTGGCCATTGGCTTCGGCGGTGGCGGTCATCATGGTGTTGTTGCTGGTTGTGCCTATGGCATTGTTCCAGCGTTTTGAAGAACGCCAAATGGAAGAAGGGAAGCATTAA